Genomic segment of Mercurialis annua linkage group LG6, ddMerAnnu1.2, whole genome shotgun sequence:
taatgggaaaagcagggattattaatcttcgctatgctgtttacttgattcgggttatggattgtattgttctgaTGAGGTTCGAACTAATCTAAGGCACCTAAAACTCtttctcgagcaattacaggcaaaagtATTAAACTCACTAATactaggttaattattcactctcgcacaatgattaacctatgtataaatcaatttaatagttGTTAAGAAAATTCAAAGAACCCGCACtcgtcaattcactctcgcacaattaactcctgcgttcttaattatattgttctattccaattttactctctcgagctaaaactaaaacaaatggcatagactaagtgatcaatttAGACTAAGCGTTAAggacaataattaaaacccatcaagaacgaaaacccataaatccaattcaattaaacagacataatttcGATTAATAGTCCCCAATaaagggtttagctagacatgctaatgaaataactaaaaacaataagTGAAGAATTCATTctagattaaataaaatactgaatataaatttgatatcaatcgtaccttgttcgaagtaaactaataataattgcagtagaaaataataatcaacGATGAATCCAattgcaaaaacaaaaattgaaaactaaGAACTAGGGTTTGTTGTCTAATACCAAAAATTACGCGAACCCCATTACAATGAATAAGTCTCATATTTATACGGCTCCCAATATTGCTGATGTAGTTAGGTTGAGTGGTGATGAAATTCCAAAAATACCCTCGAAACTTGTTTAGAAATTGCTGACGAACAGGGGCATTTTTGTCCGATTAAAACCAATCCTGCGcgtagtgtgcgttcgcacacgcacactcttctttttcttgggagtgtgcgaacgcacactccctTTCTCTCAtggggtgtgcgaacgcacaccccttGACTTGGCCAattccttttcttcttttctaTCCATCAACTTCTGTAACTCAAAATGAGCTCGTGAAGGCCCCGCACACGCCTTATGCGTTCACATACTCTTCTTTTCTGCCTTGGACAACTTCAATTTTGGCCCTTCAACTTTACTCTCGAATCCTCTTTGATCCTTGACTTTTGAATTTCACCAAAAACACCCTGATTCTCGCCATAATTGCATATTTCACCTGAAACGCTCGAAATAATAATAAGACACTAAAACACCAATAAGACTAATCAAAATATGCAATTATCGAGTCAAAAACACACCAAAAAagaggagtatttctactcctatcaagaACTGATTGATTAAACTGAATAACATTCTTAAATCTCATTCTCCCACTCCATTTACCAAGGTATAATGTATCTCATACCAACTAATGAAGTTTAGGTTTGTTGTTATAAAAACTACACCAGAAATTTGCTAGTTTGTGGTTATAAAAACCacaccaaattttaaatttgctaccaatgaattaaaaaaatcagaaaataatacaattttttatGATGGCTAGataataaaaatagtataatcTAAAAATCTTAACATAGATTTAGCCTTtacttttctaaaaaataactaCTTTTTCCGTTCTTTTAATTATCCATTTAGCCAAATAAATTTATCAGTAATTACGTGTCTATTTAGAATATTAAGATCATATTagttattatcttttaaatttatctcttcTTAATAAATAACTCAATAACTCAATTTATAAAGTATTCATTAATTAGTAggattatattagtatttaaatttataatttaaaataaaacatttattttttaatatgtatgattttaattaaattgacaattgaaaaaaatggagaaagtATCATTTAAGAGAAAAGaatttaacatttgtaaaaggaATTATAACTTAACAGCATTCAATATAGTGCACTTATCATTTGAAGTGCACCTTATTATACCTGGCCACGGTTCAAAAACCGACGATTCCGATTCGAACCCACGCTGTTCACGGTTCAATAAAAGTATGGACCGGCCCAAAACCGTTGGTTCGGAATCGGATGGTTCCGGTTCTGATTCACGGTTCCGgccgattttaaaaattaaataaattaattttatttaaattaaaataaattattttttatgttaaaaatcaaatcaaaatttaaactaaattgaTAAATTCATTAATATTGGGTTATATTCTTTAGTCTTAAAGCttgaatatataaatataatcaaGCGATAACttatagtttttaaataataggagatattttatcatattttttttattaagagtATAATTCCACATGGAaaagatataaaattaatagataaaactcaagtataaatttaacatgtatatatatgacatccatatatttaaaagtttcaTTATTCATAAGCTTAAATGattgatttttattatatttgaagTTCATAACGTTAAATAAATGGTCTTTATTCTACTTaaacatatatttaatatatttaaatttaaaaaaaaatcagatttttACGATTTGGACACGGACCCGGCGGTTCGGAACTGGAACCGACGGGTCCGGTTCCAAAAAATGTTGAATAGGCTCGGAACCGACTTCCCACCTATTTTGGGCCGGTTTTTGCCCGATTCCGGATTTGACAGGTCCCATGACGAATTTGACCCGACCGGTTCAGGACCGGTTTAGGGGCTGAACCGACATGGATAGGTCTACACCTCATtgctcttttttttatattcactGATTTAGGGCATCTCCAACCCAAAACTAAAAAATGAGTTTCAATTTACACACTTTGAGTTTTTTTACAGTTTTTACTCCAACctattattctattttttacaacaaaaaaatattatatatatatattttatattcaagACTACAATATTTAACCATTTACCATTTTAcatcaatatttatattttaacaacaTATATCCTCATCTattaatatatttgataatgcttaaataatattaaactaaatattaatttttttgtaaatattaattaatattcaattaaaaaaataaaaaaataataattaaaattgaaacagtataattaaattatttattattttatttttaccaataaaaataatttggattaaattattaaaaaattatttagtattCAATGAAAAGTTGGACCAAAATGATTATTTACAAAGTTGACtatataaattgtaattaaaaaataaatatttaatcaacCAAAAAATGAGTTTGTGTGAATAGTGTATAccaatatatcaatttttactgttaataaataaagaaattggATGAGAAATGAGTATGGGTTGGAGTGGAAAAGAGAGACCCATACTCAAATTTAAGTATGGGTTGGAGATGTTCTTATACTGCAGTGATAGATTTAAAGGTCTGTTTGGTTTAAGGTTGGAAATGAAAATGGAAATCGGAATGAGAAAGAATGAGAATcagaatgattgttttcatttgttatttagttcaaaattagtgtaggaatgggaacgggtaaagtttaataaaaaatatattttatttattaaaaatatttttttacataaaaattttatttttttatattaaaaatttattttttaaaataaattaaaaaattaattttaaaacagaaattaaaaaaactattcaaaaaataatattaaatttcttcggaaaaaatattagaaaatatttttaaaaagaattaacaaaattattttaaaaaaatcaaaaaaatattttttaatattttaaatattttttttaaaaaataaatatttaaaaatagttttttaataattatatatttattatttattattaaaatattttattaaatttcaactCTCATTCTAAAAAGTCCATTCTCATGAGATATGGGAGATGGATGATTCTCATCgaaggggtaatcacattcccataCCCTATcacaatttgacaaaacaaacacaaaaacaaacacaaataatggaaaatattcTCATTTTCATTCTCCCTTTATTAGGCGAACCAAATGATCCCTAAATATTTTTCAACAAAAATCTATCATAAAAAATAGaccaatttattaaaaaaaaaatagaccaaataataaaaaaggccaaatcttttatgaaagtttcacaaaagtttaaactttttaattttatctaatttgtcgtgaaacacatgatttcatttcaattttatccaattataAAAGGTACTGCCACACATCAgtgccacataagtaaaattgtgtagttggataaaattaaaataaaatcatgtgtttcagtataaattggataaaaGTAAAAGACTTataatttttgtgaaatttttattaaaaatttgatcttttttagtcaattgacctaaaaaaatataaaatcaaattatatgtcAGGATTGGAacttataaaatcaaattaaacgaAATCATGTCTATCATGTGCAAATAGCCTACCGTTTACTACTATCTCCAATGCAACTTGATCGACTAGTAGCTGCCAAACAAACCAAGACCGATATCAAAGAAATTGGAAaagaaggcttaattacttaaaaaccacccaccttaaactttttttttgtttatagtctgatctaggaaaaaattcatttataccctgacgtatgtatttatgtttcatctctaccccgaggaactaaattaacctcttttcattaagaaaaaagtttaaaatagttcttcatttttaacctaaactaattagagattaattagaagtggatttttttctaaatgaaggactattttaaactttttttttaaataaaaagaggttaatttagtgcctcggggtagaggtgaaacataaacacatacgtcagggtataaatgaactttttcctaaatcagagtataaacgaaaaaaaagtttaaggtggatagtttttaagtaattaagccgtCAAAAGAATGATTTCAAAGTAAAACAGAAGAACAATTGAAGTCAAAAACCACAAATAAGTCAAAAACCAAATTACTAGTAAATTATACGTAATAATGCTACGCCTGGACCTGGTCAAGGTTCAACAATAAAATGAACGCTTGAGCGGTTCCCGGAAGGTTTGGAACCAGCCGGTTTAGTCACAATTTTTCCGgttcaaaaattgcaattgaaaaattaattttaaaattttaattaaaaataaataaaaaatttaacctCAAAATTTAAACTAGATTATAAGTTTAAATAGGTTTGGATTGctctatttaaattttcaaagcGGTggaaatgtatttttaaattatgttatttataattaatttgattatatggatatatttataaaatgttgGTTAAATCTCTTGCACTTTTTACTTCATTTGTTTTACcttcataaaaaattaatatgttcctgacattttttctttattttgttcaTCTATTATAGAAAATACCACTATAAAGTCTTTATTCCCAAGCACTCATATACATTCAGATTTGATAGAAATCGGAATACTGAACCAGAAGTCAAACTTATCATTTCCAGAAATTGGCATATACCTGTTTCAGGGTCATTATGGTTTTACTATTCGCCGCTCTaaattactacccaccgcccaATTTTGTACCAAAATATCCCTAAGTcatttttagttaaaaaaactCAATTTTCTCAACTCAACTAAAAACCTGACAAATAACCGAgcgaatttataataaaaatatcaaaatcaccTAAAAATAGAGGACGGtaacctctaataattaatcggtttttaattttttcgtttctaaaattttttaattttttttttaattttttttaagggcCATCGTCCTCAGATGGTGATGgcccatttaaaaaaattaaaaaaaataaaaacaaaaaaaataaaaattgattatttacCGGAGTATCTCTAGtcgattttgatatttttattgtaaattcgCTCGGATATTCGTTGGATTTTTAATTGAAGTGAGAGaattgagtttttttaaaaaaagaactgAAAATGGTTTAGGagtattttggtaaaaaaattggGCGGTGAGTAATAATTTAgggcggtaaatagtagtccacttATTATATCAGGTCTTCACAGAGCTTAAACTAATCAGGCAAACTATACAAGCATGGCACAAGAACACTAAATTGAATTCTAAGCTACAATTGAAGATATTCAACTTAGAATAACAACTCAAAAGTCTTTGCCTATTCAAGCAGTTAACTGGAATGAAATAAGGAACTTGGAATCACTACTTAGACAGTTACATTTTAAAGAAGAAGTCTACTGGGCACAAAAGGCTCAtcaagtttggcttcaatgtgGTGACAGCAATTCTAGATATTTTCATTCCAAATGTAAAGACATATATAGAGGAATCATATCAATGGAATCTTATATCAACATGACATGTGGATTACAGAAGAAAGTGCCATATCTCATACTATTTTGAATCATTTTCAACAATTATATCATACTTCACATCCACAAGGCATAGCAGATTGCTTATATCAGTTCCCATCATTGGTTACATCAGAAATGAATGCTTCACTTACACAACCAATCACTGCAGCAGAAATAAAGAAGTCTGTTTTTTCTATTAATCCTTGGAAAGTACCAGGAATTGATGGTTATACTTCTTACTTCTTTCCGTCATATTGGGATATTATGGGGGAGTTGATAATTAAGGCAGTTCAAGATTTTTTCAGCAAAGGTCACATGTTGAGAAGCATTAATCATATTGTACTGGCTTTGATTTCTAAGATTAAATGGCATCAAAAGTATCTGATTTCAGACCAATCAGCTTATGTAATGTGATTTATAAGGTCATATCTAAGATCTTAACAACAAGACTTCAGGTGATTATTCCTCATATTGTTCATCATTCTCAGAATGCTTTTGTCAAAGACAGAGTAATTGCTGACAGTATATTGTTAGTTCATGAGGTATTGCACCAGTTAAGCATATGAAAGGCAAGCACAATCAATATTTTGCTTTAAAATTGGATGTTAGCAAAGCATATGATAGAATTGAATGGGAATTTCTGAATATTATATTGCACAAATGAGGATTTAATGACACTTTTATTTCATGGATTTGGCTATGTGTTACTACAGTCATCTTCTCCATCCATATTAATGGCGAAATTCAAGGCTTTTATGCTCCATCCAGAGGACTCAAGGGGATCCTTTATCCCCTTTGCTTTTGTCCTATGTGCTCAGGGTCTATCTTTTATACTAGACCAAGCAGTTTTGGTTCATCATTTACAAGGTCTTAAGGTTAGTAGAAATGGCCCTATGATATCCCACTTACTGTTTGCAGATGATTTAATAATCTTCTCTGAATGTAATATGGCCTCAGTCACTACCATTCAAAATCTATTGCATAGATATGCCTTAGCCAGTGGTCAAATTATCAACTTTGCAAAATCTGAGATTTTTTTCAGTTCTAACAGTCAAGATGATATGAAAACTCAAATTACGCACAGGTTCAATATTCAAAACCAGACTTCTCCTCAACCTTATTTAGGCATACCTACTTTCATTGGCTCTTCTAAAACCTCAACTTTTAACTATGTTATCCATAAGATTCAACATAGATTAAATGGCTGGAAGGAAATATATCTTTCAATAGGAGGTAAAGAAGTTTTGATCAAAGCAATCATCAATGCTATACCAATATATACTATGATGTGCTTCAAATTACCGAAAGGTTTGTGcaacaaaatcaatcaattagTGGTTGCATATTGGTGGGGTCAACAAGAAGatgaaaacaaaatattttggaTAGCTTGGTCTAAAATGTGTGCAAGTAAGTGGTCTGGTGGCATGgaatttaaagattttcattgtTTCGATCAGGCTTTGTTGGCTAAACAAATTTGGAGATTGATGCATGCTTCTGATTCTCTTATGTTCATAGTAGTAAAGGATAGGTACTTTCCAAATACAGACATGTACAAAGCATCTTTGAGAAAAAAATCCTTCTTGGGGTTGGAGGAGTCTGTTTTTTGGCCTACAATTACTCAAAATAGGTTTGAGATGGCAAATCAATTCAGGTAAACTAGTTAATTTTATATCTGACCCATGGATACCAAGCCAATTTCCTTTTATCCCAGTCATACATCCTGTTGTTTCTAATACACATCAAGCTACTCAGGTTTTAAATTTGAGAAATACAGGAGGTTCATCATGGAATGAGCTTAAATTACATTCTCTATTTTCCCCTAAAGATGTGGCTCTCATTTTAGCTATGCCAATTCTAGTGTATAATTCAGATGATAGGCTAATATGGCATCATACCAACACTGGTGAATATTCAGTCAAATCAGGTTATCATATTGCTTTAAGTAATGCTCATTCAAATTCAAGTCTATTCAATCTGTTTTGGCAACAAAAGATTGGCAAAATCTATGGAAGATTCATATCCCAAAGAAAATTACAGTTTTCTTATGGAGATCCATTTTAAATGGTATACCATCAGGAAAAAAACTGTAGTTGATACTTCAATCTGAGTTTTATTTTCCATATTGTGGGGCTGAAGAATCCAGAATTCATATGTTTTTTACCTGCTCAGCTATAGCTAAGGTATGGTTTCTTAGGCCTCTAGCACTCAAAGTTTTAGCATTGCCTATTCTCCCATTTCCAGAGTTATGGATTCATCTTTACAATCAACTACATAGTCTGGATACATCAGATAAAGCCATTTCATTATTCAGTTTCATTATTTGGCATATTTGGAAAGCCAGAAATGGATATGTTTTTGAAAAGATTTTGAAAAAGCCACAAGATATCAGTCTGCAAGCTACTCAGGAGTGGTTGGAATATCTTAATTTTCATAAGCCAACTCTCAAGATTTCAGGACAGACTGCAAATTCAGGATCTTTGATGACAAGATGGAAACCACCACCACATGGGTTTATTAAGCTGAATTATGATGCAGCTACTGATAAAACATCAAAATCTGGTTCAATTAAGGTGGTAGCTACTGATCATTTATGTAACATTATAAGCagattttcaatattttatagACACATATGGGATCCGAGAGTACTAGAGTTTCTAGCATTACGAGATGCCATGTTATGGGCAAGATCAAATCAGTGGGAACGAGTGACTCTGGAGGGAGATGTCACTGAAGTTACTCAAACTATCAATCATCATTTGTCATCTAATTCTCAGGTTTGGggaatttatttgtatattcaGCATCTTCAAGGTTTGTTTCAAGAATCACAAGTCTGTTGGATTGCAAGAAGGCTAAATACAGTGGCACATTCAATTGCCCAGAAGTGTAAACAATCTTATAGTGTGCTGCTTAGGAATTGTATTTAGCTGTTCTTCTTTGTGCtgtgttaaacatttggtttatttCCTTAATATACTAcctttccgacaaaaaaaaatctcaccACCATTAATTAATAGTGACAATTAAACTAATTGGAAAAATTAATCATAATGTCCTTTTACTTTGTGTGTTGTTCATTTCATTTTTCTACTTTGCATTTTTTGTTTACTTGGTTCTTCTTCATGTGTCGTCCCTTAAAGCCCATGGATAATAATGTCTTTTAAATTTGAGTTacttacatataaaattatgaccTTTGCGccaactttcaaaaaaaaaaacataacctttgaaacgtgtcaattatagaaaccacctttcatttttttccaaaaataacatcggcgatttttagtggcatttttgctgacgtggcatgacacgtggcataCCCATCGGTtatccaagtcagcaaaatttcaccaaaaaatatgcccatgatgaaattgaaaaaaaaaaaagaaaggtgGTGTCTacaattgacacgttttaaaggtaatgttatttttgaaacttggttcaaaggtcatgattttatatgtaattaaccctttaaattttggtaatttcatatttaactttttttcttcttctaagagtactctaataataaaatatatatattataactcTCCAAACAAAATTGCCGATCTTTtgatacatttatttttatgattttttaatttttagaatttaaaagtaAACCTTTacgttatttttttaaaaatttcttttatGATATTACATTAGATTTATCTAAGTATTTATACACGGATTAAGTAAGAACTGCATGTGCGTGTGCACGAAGGGTCCGCGACACATATGATCCTGTGGCTAAAGTAGTTGCGCGCACAAGGAGTCCACGACACATACGGTCCCGTGCCTAATTGTGACAAATCacttcattttcaaaaatatgctccaagtcaaaataatttaattctaCCTAAACAATTacattttatgtatttatttttgatacGTATACGACCTTAAAAGATACATTACTGATACATATCTAATACATGAATATGTAAAGATAAATTTGCtagatatttaataaaaaaacaattcgtactaaatgaaaatatttttggaaGAGCGTATTTTAGAATGATATTACcatttttagattatttttataattatttcttGAAGTTTACAGGAAAAATGTGTACTATTGtactatatatttttagtaGTTTTTAGTAGATTTTGGATAATAGTTTTTGTAGTATTAATAATTACAGTAAAAgcatacattttaaataaaaatagaaaaagataaATGAAAGAAAAGGACTCAAGtatacttataaaaataaatgggaaaatgtatagaaatttttttgtagttttcaaaaatattgatcaactcttttatatttttttgggtACAATTAagcattttttgttttcaaatataaCGAATAATCTCTTTCGTCCAAtaccattagaaacactcgtttgTTGCTGatatgtctctcataatcatataagaaaaaaattcaaaaataattttattgtttaaaatatttaccgaaaatttgagggggtaaatGTCCAAAAAGTAAGTTTAatgggtttatttgttcgattttaaaacaacgagAATTTAATCATTCAATTTTATAAGCACGAACGGTTAATTGTGaccaaaaatactaaaaaggttGATCTGtaattttgagaaaaaaactgaggttttttttgtattttttaccaaataaataGAAACAGCAAATATGATGTAAATGTCTCCCTTTCTTGACGAAAAACACTCAATGAGCCTTCGGATCTATGTGAGCCCAACACAGACAGCCAAGAGATATATGCGAGCCAAACCCACTGAAACACAAGCCCAATAACTCACTCCCAACCCCCACAAGGGCCTATTTTCAATTTCGATTGCCCTTCTCAGGAGTAAATATGGGATAGTAATCCACAAAACTATCCTATCATCTAGGGAAATTTACAAACTATcttaaatatcatttaatctttaaaaatgttcaaatgtgcctaaaaattaaaaaaattacataatttacgTACCTTTTctttactataaaaaaaaacatttttgatacatatttgaaattttatcaatacatatccgatacatatttgataagaTACGTAAAAACCCAAaacctattttgtattttcgtAAACTTTTTACGTATGAAAGGTAAACATTTTGAGAAGtatgtattttataattatttttctcgtttttttaattttttttttaattttttctattatcTAAGTGAGTGTATCCAAATGTGAAGTAGGCCCATTTAttgttttcatatataaaaattttaaaactttataaaaaataaccACTCATCTTAAACCAACTCTAAACCGATCCAAACCAATTATTAACCACTTCCATCCACCTCCGGCCACCTGTAGCCAACTTCCAACCACTCTTCTCTAGGAAGCCTCCTCAAGCCGCCACCACCCCATCGACAGTCACCAGTGACCCTAGCTCTCCCATCGCCGACTTCCGGCTTCCCGCCACTGACTACCTCTCCGCTGCCACCATCCCAACCTCTAACCACCATCTCGTTGACGGCCGCTGGTGAAAACCATCGTTGACCGCCAACTGCCGTTGCCCCCCACAATCAGCCTAAAATTGTACTCTAAGAGTTAAttttgcttaaaatgctaaCTTTTCAAAACCTTTACATAAAATGTCAACTTCCAAAGAcaaaatatgtaaaaatttGAGAAAGTTggcatttgaaaaaaaaaatggagtgTTTGTAATTATTCTATAAATTTCTATTAAATATGGGCGAAAAAATCAACCAAGAGCAATAAATAGCTAATATGgaaacacttttatttgtaCAAATTTTTTGGTATAGAGTTCATGAGATTTCCTACACAAATTCTAACTATGAGATGACATCTTTAAACATTCTATGTTTAGACTGATTCTCTTTAAACAAATTCTAACTACTATATACATGAATACGATTCGAAAAAATAACcttatttaaattagaaaagtGCTCTACTAACTCACCagtaggggtgggcatggaccggttaaccggtccatgagggtgatttgtaaaccggtccattataatacggtttttaaaattaaaaacctaaacctaaaattttaaacggttaaccggtaaatcggttaaccatcaaaaacggttcggtttttcggttttgcggtttttaaccatataaccattagaaaaattaaagacaaaaaaagataaaattttaattctatttaattttttagcaaacaaaaaaaaccatagaaattcaaattatattaaaaatataaatctaaactatcttatgaatagttaagtcaatgcaaatatttaaaactattattatttacaaataatttataagtaacATTAAAGctaggtttgtattttttgaattgtttgtggtgttgttcacgtccactttctgctatctatatacttaaatattcctatttctgttaagtaaatattttaataaggaaaacaaatttctttcaaaatatttttacatataaattctcctaaaatatagaaatattcctaaataaaatatctatcaatatatttttatatttagattttattgtgtatattataaaatccatattattttatagatcataaaatataccttattaattattaaaaatatatgaatatatattatatatataaaccggttaaccgattaaccacggtttttagaaatccaaaacctaaacctaaaccattaaccatgaaaattaaaaatcaaaaacctaaacctaaaccgttggaccggttaaccacattttccggttcaattttccggtttcggttcggttaatcggtttgatcggtttttttgcccacccctactCACCAGAGTCttgagttttttttcttttaaacaaTTCTTTTTGGAGTTATGCAATTCTACTTTGAAGTTATTAAATGATTTAGATTGATACCCAATATTATTACTAaagcatttaaaaaaaattaataaaaaaattagagtgaTGCAAgtgaaatataataatttttaaatatcaaaaaaagcCTAATGCTTTAGAAAAGTTCCGactttttagccccttttcaatcctaccccgacgttgaaaaatcaccaattttaccctatttcgcattttttgtgtttcaattataccatgaaatattaaattgacgcattacgaaaaaaaattcaaaaacgttctttgtatctagcatatattaat
This window contains:
- the LOC126687555 gene encoding uncharacterized protein LOC126687555, with translation MWITEESAISHTILNHFQQLYHTSHPQGIADCLYQFPSLVTSEMNASLTQPITAAEIKKSVFSINPWKVPGIDGYTSYFFPSYWDIMGELIIKAVQDFFSKGHMLRSINHIVLALISKIKWHQKYLISDQSAYNAFVKDRVIADSILLVHESSSPSILMAKFKAFMLHPEDSRGSFIPFAFVLCAQGLSFILDQAVLVHHLQGLKVSRNGPMISHLLFADDLIIFSECNMASVTTIQNLLHRYALASGQIINFAKSEIFFSSNSQDDMKTQITHRFNIQNQTSPQPYLGIPTFIGSSKTSTFNYVIHKIQHRLNGWKEIYLSIGGKEVLIKAIINAIPIYTMMCFKLPKGLCNKINQLVVAYWWGQQEDENKIFWIAWSKMCASKWSGGMEFKDFHCFDQALLAKQIWRLMHASDSLMFIVVKDRYFPNTDMYKASLRKKSFLGLEESVFWPTITQNRFEMVLNLRNTGGSSWNELKLHSLFSPKDVALILAMPILVYNSDDRLIWHHTNTGEYSVKSGYHIALSNAHSNSSLFNLFWQQKIGKIYGRFISQRKLQFSYGDPF
- the LOC126687556 gene encoding uncharacterized protein LOC126687556, with protein sequence MFFTCSAIAKVWFLRPLALKVLALPILPFPELWIHLYNQLHSLDTSDKAISLFSFIIWHIWKARNGYVFEKILKKPQDISLQATQEWLEYLNFHKPTLKISGQTANSGSLMTRWKPPPHGFIKLNYDAATDKTSKSGSIKVVATDHLCNIISRFSIFYRHIWDPRVLEFLALRDAMLWARSNQWERVTLEGDVTEVTQTINHHLSSNSQVWGIYLYIQHLQDLSKYLYTD